In Mus caroli chromosome 9, CAROLI_EIJ_v1.1, whole genome shotgun sequence, a single window of DNA contains:
- the Wdr82 gene encoding WD repeat-containing protein 82, whose amino-acid sequence MKLTDSVLRSFRVAKVFRENSDKINCFDFSPNGETVISSSDDDSIVLYDCQEGKPKRTLYSKKYGVDLIRYTHAANTVVYSSNKIDDTIRYLSLHDNKYIRYFPGHSKRVVALSMSPVDDTFISGSLDKTIRLWDLRSPNCQGLMHLQGKPVCSFDPEGLIFAAGVNSEMVKLYDLRSFDKGPFATFKMQYDRTCEWTGLKFSNDGKLILISTNGSFIRLIDAFKGVVMHTFGGYANSKAVTLEASFTPDSQFIMIGSEDGKIHVWNGESGIKVAVLDGKHTGPITCLQFNPKFMTFASACSNMAFWLPTIDD is encoded by the exons ATGAAGCTGACCGACAGCGTGCTCCGGAGCTTCCGCGTCGCCAAGGTGTTCCGCGAGAACTCAGACAAGATCAACTGCTTTGACTTTAGTCCCAATGGCGAGACGGTCATCTCTAGCAGCGATGATGACTCCATCGTGCTCTATGACTGCCAGGAGGGCAA ACCAAAGAGAACCCTGTACAGTAAGAAGTACGGTGTGGACCTCATCAGATACACCCATGCAGCCAACACAGTCGTTTACAGCTCTAACAAAATAGACG aTACTATTCGTTACTTGTCCTTGCATGACAATAAATACATCAGATACTTTCCTGGACACAGTAAGAG GGTGGTGGCCTTGTCCATGTCACCTGTGGATGACactttcatttctgggtctcttGATAAGACCATTCGACTCTGGGATCTCCGGTCTCCTAACTGCCAG GGCCTCATGCATCTACAGGGCAAACCTGTCTGTTCCTTTGATCCAGAAGGGTTAATTTTTGCTGCGGGCGtcaactcagaaatggtcaagcttTATGACCTTCGTTCTTTTGATAAG GGACCATTTGCAACATTTAAGATGCAGTATGATCGGACCTGTGAGTGGACAGGACTTAAGTTCAGCAATGATGGCAAATTGATACTCATCTCCACCAACGGCAGCTTTATCCGTCTTATTGACGCATTCaagggtgtggtgatgcacacatTTGGG ggTTATGCTAACAGCAAAGCTGTGACACTCGAAGCTTCATTTACTCCAGACTCACAGTTTATTATGATCG GTTCGGAAGACGGCAAAATCCACGTCTGGAACGGAGAGAGTGGTATAAAAGTGGCTGTATTGGATGGCAAACACACTGGTCCCATTACCTGTTTGCAATTCAACCCCAAGTTTATGACCTTTGCCAGCGCCTGTTCCAACATG GCCTTCTGGTTGCCCACCATTGATGACTGA
- the Glyctk gene encoding glycerate kinase yields MAAALQVLPCLLRAPSRPLLWGPPVARMTSGMALAEQARQLFDSAVGAVQPGPMLQRTLSLDPSGRQLKVRDRTFQLRENLYLVGFGKAVLGMAAAAEELLAQHLVQGVISVPKGIQAAMEHAGKQEMLLKPHSRIQVFEGAEDNLPDRDALRAALTIQQLAEGLTADDLLLVLISGGGSALLPAPIPPVTLEEKQMLTKLLAARGATIQELNTIRKALSQLKGGGLAQAAYPAQVISLILSDVIGDPLEVIASGPTVASAHSVQDCLHILNHYGLRAALPRSVKTVLSRADSDPHGPHTCGHVLNVIIGSNSLALAEAQRQAEVLGYHAMVLSTAMQGDVKRVARFYGLLARVAAAHLTPSLAEHPLEEEAELHQLAAELQLPDLQLEEALEAVAKAKGPVCLLAGGEPTVQLQGSGKGGRNQELALHVGVELGRQPLGPIDVLFLSGGTDGQDGPTKVAGAWVMSDLVSQASADSLDIAISLANNDSYTFFCRFRGGTHLLHTGLTGTNVMDVHLLILHPQ; encoded by the exons ATGGCTGCGGCCCTACAGGTCTTGCCTTGTCTCCTCCGAGCCCCGTCCCGTCCACTCCTCTGGGGGCCCCCAGTGGCCCGGATGACCAGTGGTATGGCCTTGGCAGAACAGGCACGGCAGCTGTTTGATAGTGCAGTGGGTGCTGTGCAGCCAGGCCCCATGCTGCAGAGGACACTGTCCCTGGATCCTAGTGGCAGACAGCTGAAGGTGCGGGACCGGACCTTCCAGCTGCGGGAAAATCTCTACCTAGTGGGCTTCGGCAAGGCCGTACTGGGCATGGCAGCTGCGGCCGAGGAGCTGCTGGCTCAGCATCTTGTGCAGGGTGTGATCAGCGTACCCAAGGGGATCCAAGCCGCTATGGAACATGCTGGAAAGCA AGAGATGCTGCTGAAGCCACACAGCCGCATCCAGGTGTTTGAGGGTGCCGAGGACAACTTACCGGATCGGGATGCACTCCGGGCTGCGCTGACCATCCAGCAGCTGGCAGAGGGGCTCACTGCAGACGACCTGCTGCTGGTGCTCATCTCAG GTGGGGGCTCAGCCCTGCTGCCTGCTCCTATCCCACCTGTCACGCTGGAGGAGAAACAGATGCTCACCAAGCTGCTGGCAGCCCGAGGAGCCACGATCCAGGAGCTAAACACCATCCGCAAGGCCCTGTCGCAGCTGAAGGGTGGAGGGTTGGCTCAGGCTGCCTATCCTGCTCAG GTGATAAGTCTCATCTTGTCAGATGTGATTGGGGACCCTTTGGAGGTGATTGCCAGTGGCCCTACGGTGGCCAGCGCCCACAGTGTGCAAGACTGCCTGCATATTCTAAACCACTATGGCCTCCGTGCTGCTCTTCCCCGCTCTGTGAAGACTGTGCTCTCCCGAGCTGACTCTGACCCCCATGGACCACACACCTGTGGCCACGTCCTCAATGTGATCATCGGCTCTAACTCTCTGGCGCTGGCTGAGGCTCAGAGGCAAGCCGAGGTGCTGGGCTACCATGCTATGGTGTTGAGCACAGCCATGCAGGGTGATGTAAAAAGAGTGGCTCGGTTCTACGGGCTGCTAGCCCGGGTGGCTGCAGCCCATCTCACTCCATCCTTGGCTGAGCATCCCTTGGAGGAGGAGGCGGAACTCCATCAGCTGGCAGCTGAGCTCCAGCTCCCGGACCTGCAGCTGGAGGAGGCTCTGGAAGCGGTAGCAAAGGCTAAAGGGCCGGTCTGTCTCCTGGCTGGTGGTGAGCCCACGGTGCAGCTGCAGGGATCTGGCAAGGGCGGTCGGAACCAAGAACTGGCCCTGCATGTGGGAGTGGAGCTGGGAAGGCAGCCACTGGGGCCTATTGATGTGCTATTTTTGAGTGGAGGCACTGATGGGCAGGATGGGCCTACAAAGGTGGCCGGGGCCTGGGTCATGTCTGATCTCGTCAGCCAGGCTTCTGCTGATAGCCTGGACATCGCCATCTCCCTCGCCAACAATGACTCGTACACTTTTTTTTGCCGCTTCCGGGGAGGAACACATTTGCTGCACACAGGGTTGACAGGGACCAATGTTATGGATGTCCACCTCCTGATTCTTCATCCTCAGTGA